Sequence from the Candidatus Saccharimonadales bacterium genome:
CATGGCGAAAAAAAATATTTAAATTAACGCATAACGTATCAGTTATTTGACTAACTTTCAAGTAAATAATTATTAATATAAGCGTTTTATTAAACACTAGTGTTATTAACCCATAGACAAGTTCTGCAGAACTTGTCTATGGGTTTTAAATGAGTTAGATTGTGGTCTATGAATAAACTCAACCTAGACTGGCTAACTGTCGTTGTAAAAGGCGGCGCTAATCGACACCGCCTGCGAATTATGCTCAGTCTAATTGAAAACCCCGATCAGTCAGTTACCGATTTAGCTGACGAGCTCAAAATTAACTTTAGAACGGCCAGCGAACACACCCGAAAGCTCAGCCAGGCTGGCCTAATCTCTAAAAAATATCAATCAAGCTTTATGACCCATCATATAACGCCGCTAGGCCGTAAGTTCAT
This genomic interval carries:
- a CDS encoding ArsR family transcriptional regulator, with protein sequence MNKLNLDWLTVVVKGGANRHRLRIMLSLIENPDQSVTDLADELKINFRTASEHTRKLSQAGLISKKYQSSFMTHHITPLGRKFIKTLSAL